One region of Maylandia zebra isolate NMK-2024a linkage group LG10, Mzebra_GT3a, whole genome shotgun sequence genomic DNA includes:
- the h2ax1 gene encoding H2A.X variant histone family member 1 has translation MSGRGKTGGKARAKAKSRSSRAGLQFPVGRVHRLLRKGNYAERVGAGAPVYLAAVLEYLTAEILELAGNAARDNKKTRIIPRHLQLAVRNDEELNKLLGGVTIAQGGVLPNIQAVLLPKKTEKPTKSK, from the coding sequence ATGTCTGGCAGAGGAAAGACCGGAGGCAAAGCCCGAGCAAAGGCCAAGTCCCGCTCCTCTCGAGCCGGACTCCAGTTCCCGGTGGGTCGAGTCCACAGGCTGCTGCGCAAAGGAAACTACGCGGAGCGGGTCGGCGCCGGGGCTCCCGTGTACCTTGCGGCCGTGCTGGAGTATCTGACTGCTGAGATCCTGGAGCTCGCAGGGAATGCGGCCAGGGACAACAAGAAGACCAGAATCATTCCCCGGCACCTCCAGCTGGCAGTACGAAACGACGAGGAGCTCAACAAGCTGCTGGGGGGAGTGACCATCGCCCAAGGAGGAGTGCTGCCCAACATTCAGGCTGTCCTCCTTCCCAAGAAGACGGAGAAACCGACCAAGAGCAagtaa
- the hyou1 gene encoding hypoxia up-regulated protein 1 — protein sequence MEGRKLVPAALFCLVLAMFPSHIVTVAVMSVDLGSEWMKIAIVKPGVPMEIVLNKESRRKTPTVVCLKENERLFGDSAMGVSVKNPKSVYRHLQSLLGKKHENLQVALYQKRFPEHHLQEDPVRGTVHFKNSEEMQYTPEELLGMVLNYSRGLAQDFAEQTIKDAVITVPAFFNQAERRAVLHAAHIAGLKVLQLINDNTAVALNYGVFRRKDIDSTAKHVMFYDMGSGSTTATIVTYQTVKTKESGTQPQLQIRGVGFDRGLGGFEMDLRLRDHLARLFNEQKKSKKDVRENHRAMAKLLKEAQRLKTVLSANVDFMAQVEGLMDDIDFKAKVTRSEFEELCADLFERVPRPVQDALTAAEMKLEDIEQVILVGGSTRVPKVQEVLLKAVGKEELGKNINADEAAAMGAVYQAAALSKAFKVKPFLVRDAAVFPIQVEFTREVEEEESVKTLKHNKRILFQRMATYPQRKVITFNRYNDDFVFNINYGDLSFLSQEDLSVFGSLNLTTVKLSGVGSSFQKHADAESKGIKAHFNMDESGVLLLDRVESVFETVVEEKEEESTLTKLGNTISTLFGGGSSEPAPNVTEPVQDEEEVPPESGKDSKDEDGKDENHKDKATSEKPSDSEKNSSEDKNQEKAKEAGSTTEAKEEKDGDKSVNTEVEKKARPQKKSKISEEITLELLINDIVDPTADDLTSSKKKLQDLTDRDLAKQEREKTLNSLEAFIFETQDKLYQEDYQQVVTEEEQEQISAKLKEVSEWMDEDGYAATTKQLREKLFQLKSLCKDMFFRVDERRKWPEHLARLESLLNSSSFFLKSARLIPEDDQIFTDVELNMLEKVINETMVWKNETTAEQEKRSPKERPVLLSKDIESKRTLLEREVNYLFNKAKFAKPKPKAKNSTSTDKSSKANSTAEENVSPPIEESTDTKSDTGSSEEIPSDETPSTESTLDSQSQPKEESATTGKLERTQPENHIEDEL from the exons ATGGAGGGTAGAAAGCTGGTGCCGGCTGCTCTCTTCTGTCTTGTTCTGGCAATGTTCCCTTCTCACATAG TGACCGTGGCTGTCATGTCAGTTGACCTGGGCAGCGAGTGGATGAAAATAGCAATAGTTAAACCTGGCGTGCCAATGGAGATTGTTCTAAACAA AGAGTCGAGGAGGAAAACACCCACAGTTGTATGTCTCAAGGAGAACGAGAGACTTTTTGGAGACAGTGCAATGGGAGTA TCCGTCAAGAACCCCAAAAGTGTTTATAGACATCTCCAAAGCCTCCTGGGTAAAAAGCATGAGAACCTCCAGGTGGCACTCTACCAGAAACGTTTTCCTGAACACCATCTGCAGGAGGACCCAGTGAGAGGCACTGTCCACTTTAAAAACTCAGA AGAAATGCAGTACACACCAGAGGAGCTCTTGGGGATGGTCCTTAATTACTCTCGTGGACTGGCTCAGGACTTTGCAG AACAGACAATCAAAGATGCAGTGATCACTGTCCCAGCCTTCTTCAACCAGGCAGAGCGCAGGGCAGTCCTGCATGCTGCACACATTGCAGGTCTAAAGGTCCTTCAGCTCATCAATGACAACACGGCCGTGGCCTTAAACTATGGGGTCTTCAGGAGGAAAGATATTGACAGCACAGCTAAG CATGTAATGTTTTATGATATGGGCTCTGGCAGCACCACTGCCACAATCGTTACCTATCAGACTGTCAAAACCAAGGAGTCCGGGACTCAGCCCCAGTTACAGATCCGAGGTGTTGG GTTTGATCGGGGTTTGGGGGGCTTTGAGATGGACCTGCGACTTCGTGACCACCTGGCCAGACTGTTCAATGAGCAAAAGAAGAGCAAGAAAGATGTGCGGGAAAATCACCGGGCTATGGCCAAGCTTCTCAAAGAAGCTCAGAGGCTCAAGACTGTGCTGAGTGCAAATGTAGACTTCATGGCCCAG GTGGAAGGTTTGATGGATGACATTGACTTCAAAGCTAAGGTGACCAGGAGTGAGTTTGAAGAACTGTGTGCcgatctgtttgaaagagtgccTCGGCCAGTGCAGGATGCCCTGACTGCTGCAGAGATGAAACTG GAGGATATTGAGCAGGTGATTTTAGTAGGAGGCTCCACTCGTGTGCCAAAGGTCCAGGAAGTGCTCCTTAAAGCTGTGGGCAA AGAGGAACTGGGGAAGAACATCAATGCAGATGAGGCAGCAGCCATGGGTGCAGTGTACCAGGCCGCTGCCCTGAGCAAGGCTTTTAAGGTCAAACCTTTCTTGGTTCGAGATGCAGCTGTTTTCCCCATTCAG GTGGAGTTTACccgggaggtggaggaggaggaaagtgtCAAAACCTTGAAACATAACAAACGCATCCTGTTCCAGAGGATGGCAACCTACCCCCAGCGCAAGGTCATTACATTCAACCGTTACAACGATGACTTTGTTTTCAACATCAACTACGGTGACCTCAGCTTCCTCAGTCAGGAAGACCTCAG TGTGTTCGGCTCTCTGAACCTGACCACAGTCAAGCTGTCTGGAGTGGGGAGTAGTTTTCAGAAGCATGCAGATGCAGAGTCGAAAGGAATTAAAGCCCACTTCAACATGGATGAAAGTGGAGTGCTCCTGCTAGACCGG GTGGAGTCTGTCTTTGAGACTGTGGtagaggagaaagaggaggaatcAACATTAACTA AACTCGGTAACACCATTTCCACTTTGTTTGGAGGAGGATCGTCAGAACCTGCTCCAAATGTAACTGAACCTGTTCAG gatgaggaggaagtacCTCCAGAATCTGGGAAGGACAGCAAGGATGAGGACGGCAAGGATGAGAATCACAAAGACAAGGCTACCAGTGAGAAACCCAGTGATTCAGAGAAGAATTCAAGTGaagacaaaaaccaagaaaaagcCAAAGAGGCAGGAAGCACGACCGAGGCCAAG GAGGAAAAAGACGGAGACAAATCTGTAAACACTGAGGTGGAGAAGAAGGCCAGACCTCAGAAAAAGAGCAAAATCTCTGAAGAAATCACACTGGAACTCCTTATCAATGACATTGTTGATCCCACGGCCGATGACCTGACATCCTCTAAGAAAAA actGCAGGATTTGACAGACCGAGATCTGGCCAAACAGGAACGAGAGAAAACACTCAACAGCTTGGAAGCTTTTATATTTGAGACACAG GACAAGCTGTACCAGGAGGATTACCAGCAGGTGGTAACCGAGGAGGAGCAGGAACAGATCTCAGCCAAGCTGAAAGAGGTGTCTGAGTGGATGGATGAGGATGGCTatgctgccaccaccaaacagctgagAGAAAAACTCTTTCAGCTGAAGAGCCTGTGCAAGGACATGTTTTTCAGGGTTGACGAACGACGCAAGTGGCCGGAGCACCTGGCCCGCCTGGAAAGCCTGCTCAATAGCTCCAGTTTCTTCTTAAA GAGTGCGAGGCTGATCCCAGAAGATGATCAGATCTTTACTGACGTCGAGCTAAACATGCTAGAAAAAGTCATCAATGAAACAATG GTGTGGAAGAACGAGACGACAGCAGAGCAGGAGAAACGCTCTCCAAAAGAGCGACCGGTCTTGTTGTCCAAAGACATAGAGTCCAAACGGACTCTTCTTGAGCGAGAGGTCAACTACTTGTTTAACAAGGCTAAGTTTGCCAAGCCTAAACCCAAAGCCAAAAACAGTACAAGCACAGATAAAAGCAGCAAGGCTAACAGCACAGCTGAAGAAAATGTCAGCCCTCCTATAGAGGAAAGCACAGACACCAAGAGTG ATACAGGAAGTTCAGAAGAGATACCATCTGATGAAACCCCATCCACTGAGAGTACTCTCGACAGCCAGTCACAACCTAAAGAAGAATCCGCAACTACAG GAAAACTGGAGAGAACCCAACCTGAAAACCACATAGAGGATGAATTATAA